In Nostoc sp. UHCC 0926, a single genomic region encodes these proteins:
- a CDS encoding HugZ family pyridoxamine 5'-phosphate oxidase — MSQLENIQAEYEKFPEEFESVIISTVSAQAIPNASYAPFVMDDSKNIYIYVSGLSTHTKNLYANPHVNVLFIEDEAKSNLIFARRRLSFDCTATLIERETDKWNQIVEQFQGRFGQIIEVLRGLSDFRIFQLTPSEGRFVVGFGGAYHISGDHLHQLVQITGDSDQKQK; from the coding sequence ATGAGCCAACTTGAAAACATTCAAGCTGAATATGAAAAGTTTCCTGAAGAGTTTGAGAGTGTAATCATTAGCACCGTGAGCGCACAGGCAATACCCAATGCTAGTTATGCTCCCTTTGTAATGGATGATTCCAAGAATATCTACATTTACGTCAGTGGTCTTTCAACTCATACCAAAAATCTCTATGCCAATCCTCATGTTAATGTCTTGTTTATCGAGGATGAAGCCAAGAGTAATCTAATTTTTGCCCGTCGTCGTTTGAGTTTTGATTGTACGGCAACTTTGATAGAGCGTGAAACTGACAAGTGGAATCAAATTGTTGAGCAATTTCAAGGGCGGTTTGGTCAAATTATAGAGGTTTTGCGCGGCTTGTCTGACTTTCGGATTTTCCAGCTAACTCCTAGTGAAGGTCGTTTTGTAGTTGGTTTTGGGGGAGCTTATCACATCAGTGGTGATCACCTCCATCAACTTGTTCAGATCACAGGAGATAGTGACCAAAAGCAAAAATAA
- a CDS encoding carboxymuconolactone decarboxylase family protein, translating to MTKLIEYEEASEDVRAVYDDIRTTRQNDYINNFWKAIANHPPTLQRTWQAVKEVMTSPGEIDPLMRELIYIAVSATNGCEYCIASHTAAARAKGMNDTMFGEVMAIAATANMTNRLANGYQIPVDERFKP from the coding sequence ATGACTAAGCTAATTGAATACGAAGAAGCCAGTGAGGATGTCCGGGCAGTCTATGATGACATCCGCACCACCCGCCAGAATGACTATATCAATAACTTTTGGAAAGCTATAGCTAACCATCCCCCTACCTTGCAGCGAACTTGGCAAGCGGTGAAGGAAGTGATGACTAGCCCTGGTGAGATTGATCCACTGATGCGCGAGCTAATTTATATCGCCGTGAGTGCGACGAATGGCTGTGAGTACTGCATCGCCTCGCACACAGCAGCAGCGCGTGCCAAGGGGATGAATGATACCATGTTCGGGGAAGTAATGGCGATCGCAGCCACTGCCAACATGACCAATCGCCTCGCCAACGGCTATCAAATTCCGGTGGACGAGAGATTTAAGCCGTAG
- a CDS encoding DUF3386 domain-containing protein: MTVTQLSAQELFRAAYENRYTWEKNFPGYTANITFKQDDKVFTGKVIISANLKAEVLNVDDESAKQAIHGQAWEIAIHRIRRSFEDTHSANTFSYGKTDETGAVELLMGGKAKGDKYKVRNNEVCHVHRLIHGTFVTIDTFSSHDTGEGYLSHTYDSVYHDPKTGEQKGGRSEFTDEYEKVGEYFILNRREIRTETAGQVSIQEFVFSDIKLLEPVAA; encoded by the coding sequence ATGACAGTTACACAACTCTCTGCTCAGGAACTTTTCCGGGCTGCTTATGAGAACCGCTACACTTGGGAGAAAAATTTTCCTGGTTATACCGCAAATATCACCTTTAAGCAAGATGATAAAGTATTTACAGGCAAAGTTATCATCAGCGCCAATCTCAAAGCCGAAGTTTTAAACGTAGATGACGAATCGGCCAAGCAGGCTATTCATGGTCAAGCCTGGGAAATAGCAATTCACCGCATCCGCCGCAGTTTTGAAGATACCCACAGTGCCAATACGTTTAGCTATGGTAAAACTGACGAAACTGGTGCGGTTGAGCTTTTAATGGGTGGTAAGGCTAAGGGGGATAAATACAAAGTCCGCAATAATGAAGTATGCCATGTTCACCGTCTCATCCACGGTACTTTCGTGACAATTGACACCTTTAGCAGTCACGACACCGGGGAAGGTTACCTTTCTCACACCTATGACTCTGTGTACCATGACCCCAAAACTGGGGAACAAAAGGGTGGTAGAAGCGAATTTACCGATGAGTATGAAAAAGTTGGTGAGTATTTCATCCTAAATCGTCGGGAGATTCGCACCGAGACAGCAGGACAAGTATCTATTCAGGAATTTGTCTTCTCTGATATCAAATTGTTGGAACCTGTTGCTGCTTAA
- a CDS encoding LuxR C-terminal-related transcriptional regulator yields the protein MVNSLYAVFDAIANVQNEQELRLALTDKIGEHFGVQNWGIYFLNEPPTTDIDIQGIPAVCLESNPVGRYVVERHAPAHEQLLLSPGDWKHFCSRSDHEHVMTGPIVYDGRLVGTLNLARDKGYPAFNGNDLADLSALCIHLSAKMATLRTKPKISNSLLVSPLTARELEIAELVAQGLTNAEIGEKLWITQNSVKQALKRMFRKLKVSARAEMVAKLQDIQV from the coding sequence ATGGTTAATTCTCTCTACGCCGTATTTGATGCGATCGCCAATGTCCAAAATGAGCAAGAATTAAGACTAGCTCTCACGGATAAAATTGGTGAGCATTTTGGCGTGCAAAATTGGGGTATTTATTTCCTAAATGAGCCGCCAACGACTGACATTGATATTCAGGGTATTCCGGCAGTATGCTTAGAAAGCAATCCAGTCGGGCGCTACGTGGTTGAGCGTCATGCTCCCGCCCATGAGCAATTATTATTATCACCAGGAGACTGGAAGCATTTTTGTTCGCGTTCTGATCACGAACACGTAATGACCGGGCCAATAGTTTATGATGGTCGTCTTGTAGGAACGCTTAACTTGGCTCGTGACAAGGGATATCCTGCTTTTAATGGCAACGATTTAGCAGATTTGAGTGCCTTATGCATTCATTTATCAGCAAAAATGGCGACACTACGGACAAAACCAAAAATATCCAATTCCCTTTTAGTAAGTCCTCTAACAGCGCGTGAGTTAGAAATTGCCGAGTTAGTGGCGCAGGGGTTAACGAACGCGGAAATTGGGGAAAAACTTTGGATTACGCAAAATTCCGTCAAACAAGCTTTGAAGAGGATGTTTCGTAAGTTGAAGGTTTCGGCGCGTGCAGAAATGGTGGCAAAACTGCAAGATATACAAGTTTGA
- a CDS encoding alpha/beta fold hydrolase, with amino-acid sequence MLQFQPPGFGHKLIHTSLGAMVYYTQTNAPWAMPAGGKAIADTEDSRPLLFLHNFGGGASAYEWSKVYPAFASNYHILAPDLIGWGESAHPVRDYKIRDYLSTIAEFIIQTCRQPVTVVASSLTAAFAIRLAIVQPNLFKALFLVCPSGFDDFGEGAGRRLPLSVINTPLLDNFIYILGAENEIAVRNFLQSFLFAKSQRVSQEMVEAYLTSAQQPNAKFAALSFLRGDLYFDLSLYIQQLTIPTRIFWGEKAQFTNIKLGRRLANLNVSAIRDFYAIADAGILPHLEIPEVLIGLLQRYL; translated from the coding sequence ATGCTTCAGTTTCAACCTCCTGGCTTTGGACATAAACTTATCCATACATCCTTGGGGGCAATGGTTTACTATACCCAAACGAATGCACCTTGGGCGATGCCTGCGGGGGGCAAAGCGATCGCTGACACTGAAGATTCACGCCCACTACTGTTTCTGCATAACTTTGGTGGTGGGGCGTCTGCATATGAATGGTCTAAAGTTTACCCAGCTTTTGCCTCTAATTACCACATTTTAGCCCCCGATCTAATCGGCTGGGGAGAATCGGCTCATCCAGTCCGAGATTATAAAATTAGGGATTATCTCAGCACGATCGCAGAGTTTATCATCCAAACTTGTCGCCAGCCGGTAACAGTGGTAGCCTCGTCTCTAACAGCCGCTTTTGCTATCCGCCTAGCTATTGTTCAACCCAATTTATTCAAAGCACTGTTTTTGGTATGTCCCTCTGGATTTGATGATTTTGGGGAGGGTGCTGGACGCAGACTTCCGCTTTCGGTGATCAATACGCCTCTATTGGACAATTTTATTTATATCCTTGGTGCTGAAAATGAAATTGCAGTCCGAAATTTTTTACAAAGTTTTCTATTTGCCAAGTCACAACGAGTATCACAAGAGATGGTGGAGGCTTATTTAACCTCTGCACAACAGCCTAATGCCAAGTTTGCCGCTTTGTCATTTTTGCGGGGCGACCTTTATTTTGACCTGAGTTTATATATTCAACAACTGACAATTCCCACGAGGATTTTTTGGGGAGAAAAGGCACAATTTACTAACATCAAACTAGGACGACGCTTGGCAAATTTAAATGTAAGTGCAATTCGAGATTTTTATGCGATCGCAGATGCCGGAATATTACCTCATTTGGAAATACCAGAAGTTCTCATTGGTCTATTGCAACGGTATCTTTAG
- a CDS encoding TIGR04255 family protein, which yields MLNVNPLTAPPPEEVPLKDAPLVRVIAQVRFAPILSIEKKDFVGSFQEAIREKYPILQPEQTQSFAISPQGLVPIAPQVTWRFVDTTNSWNWRVSLAPNFVALETTSYLSRSDFLKRLENILIALNESFHPTSIERSGLRYIDRVVGQNFKDISSLVKPEIAGMMAADFRESIYQTINESLFIIPDEGKQLVARWGAIPAGVTFDPESIEAVAEPSWILDLDMSISNNREFRIEELMSEAQHFAERIYTFFRWAVKDDFLRSYGGEL from the coding sequence GTGCTTAATGTCAATCCACTCACCGCACCACCACCCGAAGAGGTGCCCTTAAAGGATGCACCCCTTGTTCGAGTGATTGCACAAGTGCGCTTTGCACCTATTCTCTCAATCGAGAAGAAAGATTTTGTGGGTTCATTTCAAGAGGCAATTCGAGAAAAATATCCCATTTTACAGCCTGAGCAAACTCAGAGTTTTGCTATTAGTCCCCAAGGTCTTGTTCCAATTGCACCCCAAGTGACTTGGCGGTTTGTAGACACTACAAATAGTTGGAATTGGCGAGTTTCATTAGCACCTAATTTTGTTGCACTTGAGACAACTTCTTACTTAAGTCGTAGTGATTTTCTGAAACGTTTAGAAAACATACTTATTGCGCTTAATGAAAGCTTTCACCCTACAAGTATTGAACGATCTGGGTTGCGATATATCGACAGAGTTGTAGGTCAAAATTTTAAAGACATATCATCATTAGTGAAGCCTGAGATAGCTGGAATGATGGCTGCTGATTTTAGAGAGTCTATTTATCAAACTATTAATGAATCTTTGTTTATTATTCCAGATGAAGGCAAACAACTTGTTGCAAGATGGGGAGCCATACCTGCTGGTGTAACTTTTGATCCAGAGTCCATAGAAGCTGTTGCTGAACCTAGTTGGATTCTTGATCTGGACATGTCTATTTCAAATAATCGTGAATTCCGCATTGAGGAGTTGATGAGTGAAGCGCAACATTTTGCTGAGAGAATCTATACCTTTTTTCGATGGGCAGTAAAAGATGATTTTCTACGGAGTTATGGAGGTGAATTATGA
- a CDS encoding XRE family transcriptional regulator has product MNTLLNGPTEQLLFTIDHRSLDTHRIITSRSFIARSSTTASIETIGRNLVAASEMTTSGVTLPATSSPEVTQKAVNELRRLSGLTWDQLAKLFNVSRRSLHSWASGERLKPFNEETLNRLLGTIQYIDRGSASLNRSLLLQPVSDGRPLLDLLVVGKYEEVKQILGTSNAPQKPKLGALSEDARLSRMPPNPADLVDALQDTIHHEVGRSRPARTARSRKNSSGQ; this is encoded by the coding sequence ATGAATACCTTATTAAATGGGCCAACTGAGCAGCTATTATTTACTATTGATCACAGATCATTAGATACTCATCGAATCATTACCTCAAGAAGCTTTATAGCTCGTTCTAGTACAACTGCTTCTATAGAAACTATTGGTCGAAATTTAGTAGCTGCTTCGGAGATGACAACGAGTGGAGTTACTCTGCCAGCAACTAGTTCTCCAGAAGTAACACAGAAAGCTGTTAATGAACTGAGAAGATTGAGTGGATTAACCTGGGATCAACTTGCCAAACTTTTCAATGTTTCACGTAGAAGTCTTCATTCTTGGGCAAGTGGAGAGCGGCTAAAACCCTTTAATGAAGAAACCTTAAATCGACTTTTAGGTACTATTCAGTACATTGATCGAGGAAGTGCAAGCCTCAATCGTAGTCTCTTGCTACAACCTGTTAGTGATGGTAGACCTCTTCTTGATTTATTGGTGGTAGGTAAATACGAAGAGGTTAAACAAATTCTTGGTACTAGTAATGCTCCTCAGAAACCAAAGTTAGGTGCGTTATCTGAAGATGCGCGTCTGTCACGTATGCCACCGAATCCAGCGGATCTGGTTGATGCTCTCCAAGATACTATCCATCATGAAGTTGGACGATCTAGACCAGCTAGAACGGCAAGGAGTCGAAAAAATAGTAGTGGCCAATGA
- a CDS encoding alpha/beta fold hydrolase yields MPKVQINGIDLFYDIKGRGEPLLLIAGFLCDHAYWSLIMPSLVSQYQVIRLDNRGMGRSSAPESHYSLKQMASDVAGLLDHIAIDKVHLAGHSMGGQIAQELVLAHPEKVQSLILLSSLAKGDKLFNSIIETWGDLCGNVDLKLYEKVLLPWIFTDTFYSIPGMIEGLIEFAIRYPFPPATHSLYDHSRAMLDFDTTNRLQQIHCPTLVLVGKQDILTPLKFSQQLAQGIPNAELVVLDGGGHGFLIESPDAVVSTMLNFLGKLKPAYTNYL; encoded by the coding sequence ATGCCAAAAGTTCAGATTAACGGGATTGATTTGTTCTACGACATTAAGGGAAGGGGTGAGCCTTTACTATTAATAGCTGGCTTCCTTTGTGATCATGCCTATTGGTCGCTGATTATGCCATCGCTGGTTTCGCAGTATCAAGTTATTCGCTTGGACAACCGAGGTATGGGACGAAGTTCTGCTCCCGAAAGCCACTATAGTCTGAAACAGATGGCTAGTGACGTTGCAGGATTGCTCGATCACATTGCGATCGATAAGGTGCATCTAGCAGGTCATTCAATGGGTGGTCAAATAGCCCAAGAGTTAGTGTTAGCACATCCTGAAAAGGTACAAAGTCTGATCCTACTTTCATCGTTGGCAAAGGGTGATAAATTATTTAACAGCATCATTGAGACTTGGGGCGACCTCTGCGGTAATGTAGACCTAAAACTTTATGAAAAAGTCTTATTACCCTGGATATTTACAGATACGTTCTACTCGATTCCTGGGATGATCGAAGGTCTGATCGAATTTGCAATCAGATATCCTTTCCCGCCTGCGACTCATTCACTCTATGATCACAGCCGAGCCATGCTTGACTTTGACACAACAAACCGCCTTCAACAAATTCATTGTCCTACCCTAGTTCTAGTTGGTAAACAAGACATTCTCACCCCGCTAAAGTTTTCCCAGCAACTTGCTCAAGGCATTCCCAACGCTGAACTTGTAGTCCTCGATGGTGGGGGTCATGGCTTCTTAATTGAGTCGCCGGATGCTGTGGTTTCAACCATGCTTAACTTCCTGGGAAAGTTGAAGCCAGCTTACACCAATTATTTGTGA
- a CDS encoding CIA30 family protein produces the protein MTDKNRSQWDLGRFIETLTYFEVIPFLNWVQQLIQGRPKDNQDRPNGGKNVGVILVAGATGGVGKRVVQRSLERGYNVRALVRDIDKARSILGNHIDLVVADITQPETLTPLVMADIQAVVCCTAVRVQPVEGDTADRAKYYQGVKFYQPEIVGDTPENVEYQGVKNLVQAAAKYLPQVNEKLIFDFTKPSAELKDNWGALDDVVMGGVSASNIQLVENTALFAGNVSTDNSGGFASIRTKNFDPPFNLSGHEGVKLRVKGDGQRYKIFLRTDTKWDGIGYSYSFDTVANTWIDVHVPFADLIPVFRAKTVKDAPPLEQNRISSFQLMLSKFEHDGALNPKFSAGGFALQLESIKAYGGTTLPQFILVSSAGVTRPGRPGINLDEEPPAVKLNDQLGGILTWKLKGEDSLRESGIPYTIIRPCALTEEPGSKELIFEQGDNIKGKISREDVAELCVQGLKLAKACNVTFEVKQGDNTLNSIDWQKLFSNLEQDK, from the coding sequence GTGACTGACAAAAATCGTTCTCAATGGGATTTAGGCAGGTTTATCGAAACCCTGACTTACTTTGAGGTAATTCCTTTCCTTAACTGGGTACAGCAGTTAATCCAAGGCCGTCCTAAGGATAATCAAGATAGACCCAATGGAGGAAAAAACGTGGGTGTAATACTAGTAGCAGGTGCAACAGGTGGTGTAGGTAAACGAGTGGTGCAGCGATCGCTCGAACGGGGTTATAATGTTCGGGCGCTTGTTAGAGACATTGACAAAGCGCGGTCAATTCTTGGTAATCACATAGACTTGGTAGTTGCGGATATCACCCAACCTGAAACTTTAACTCCTTTAGTTATGGCTGATATCCAAGCTGTAGTTTGTTGCACAGCAGTGCGTGTGCAACCAGTAGAGGGAGACACAGCAGATAGAGCAAAATATTATCAAGGTGTGAAATTTTACCAGCCAGAAATTGTCGGCGACACCCCAGAAAATGTAGAATATCAAGGTGTCAAAAATTTAGTTCAAGCGGCCGCAAAATATTTACCCCAAGTAAACGAAAAACTAATATTTGATTTCACAAAGCCATCAGCAGAATTAAAGGATAACTGGGGGGCGCTAGATGATGTCGTCATGGGTGGCGTGAGTGCCAGTAATATCCAATTAGTAGAAAATACAGCTTTGTTTGCTGGTAATGTCTCCACCGATAACTCTGGCGGATTTGCTTCTATCAGAACTAAGAATTTTGATCCCCCCTTCAATTTATCTGGTCACGAAGGTGTGAAATTGCGCGTAAAAGGTGACGGTCAGCGTTATAAAATCTTCCTGCGAACAGATACAAAATGGGATGGCATTGGCTACAGCTATTCTTTCGATACCGTAGCTAATACCTGGATAGATGTTCACGTTCCCTTTGCAGATTTGATTCCCGTCTTTCGGGCAAAAACTGTCAAAGATGCGCCGCCACTTGAGCAGAATAGAATTTCTTCATTCCAACTGATGTTGAGCAAATTTGAGCATGATGGTGCTTTAAATCCCAAATTTTCTGCCGGTGGTTTTGCTTTGCAGTTGGAATCAATTAAAGCTTACGGCGGTACAACTTTACCACAATTTATTCTAGTCAGTTCAGCAGGCGTGACTCGTCCCGGACGCCCTGGCATTAATTTAGATGAAGAACCGCCAGCAGTGAAATTAAATGACCAATTAGGAGGAATTTTAACTTGGAAGTTGAAAGGAGAAGATAGTTTAAGAGAAAGCGGAATTCCTTATACAATTATTAGACCTTGTGCTTTAACTGAGGAACCAGGGAGTAAGGAATTAATATTTGAGCAAGGTGATAATATTAAGGGCAAAATCAGCCGTGAGGATGTGGCAGAACTTTGTGTGCAAGGGCTAAAACTAGCGAAAGCTTGTAATGTCACGTTTGAGGTAAAACAGGGAGATAATACTCTAAACTCTATCGATTGGCAGAAGCTATTTTCTAACTTAGAACAGGATAAATAA